A genomic region of Capra hircus breed San Clemente chromosome 19, ASM170441v1, whole genome shotgun sequence contains the following coding sequences:
- the IFT20 gene encoding intraflagellar transport protein 20 homolog isoform X2, with the protein MAKDILAEAGLHFDELNKLRVLDPEVTQQTIELKEECKDFVDKIGQFQKIVGGLIELVDQLAKEAENEKMKAIGARNLLKSIAKQREAQQQQLQALIAEKKMQLERYRVEYEALCKVEAEQNEFIDQFIFQK; encoded by the exons ATGGCCAAGGACATCCTGGCTGAAGCAGGGCTGCACTTTGATGAGCTGAACAAGCTGCGGGTGTTGGACCCAGAGGTTACCCAGCAGACCATAGAGCTCAAGGAAGAGTGCAAGGACTTTGTGGACA AAATTGGCCAGTTTCAGAAAATAGTTGGTGGCTTAATTGAGCTTGTTGATCAACTTGCAAAGGAAGCAGAAAACGAGAAGATGAAG GCCATTGGTGCTCGGAACTTGCTCAAATCTATAGCAAAACAGAGAGAAGCCCAACAGCAGCAACTTCAGGCACTAAtagcagaaaagaaaatgcagCTTGAAAG GTATCGGGTTGAATATGAAGCTTTGTGTAAAGTAGAAGCAGAACAAAATGAATTTATTGaccaatttatttttcagaaatga
- the IFT20 gene encoding intraflagellar transport protein 20 homolog isoform X1 produces the protein MTHLSLADPVRETLFSGEAGRQTAMAKDILAEAGLHFDELNKLRVLDPEVTQQTIELKEECKDFVDKIGQFQKIVGGLIELVDQLAKEAENEKMKAIGARNLLKSIAKQREAQQQQLQALIAEKKMQLERYRVEYEALCKVEAEQNEFIDQFIFQK, from the exons ATGACACACCTCTCCCTGGCTGACCCTGTCAGAGAAACTCTCTTCTCTGGGGAAGCTGGAAGGCAAAcag CCATGGCCAAGGACATCCTGGCTGAAGCAGGGCTGCACTTTGATGAGCTGAACAAGCTGCGGGTGTTGGACCCAGAGGTTACCCAGCAGACCATAGAGCTCAAGGAAGAGTGCAAGGACTTTGTGGACA AAATTGGCCAGTTTCAGAAAATAGTTGGTGGCTTAATTGAGCTTGTTGATCAACTTGCAAAGGAAGCAGAAAACGAGAAGATGAAG GCCATTGGTGCTCGGAACTTGCTCAAATCTATAGCAAAACAGAGAGAAGCCCAACAGCAGCAACTTCAGGCACTAAtagcagaaaagaaaatgcagCTTGAAAG GTATCGGGTTGAATATGAAGCTTTGTGTAAAGTAGAAGCAGAACAAAATGAATTTATTGaccaatttatttttcagaaatga
- the TMEM97 gene encoding transmembrane protein 97, protein MGTLGARRGLEWLLGFYFLSHIPITLLMDLQGVLPRDLYPVELRNLQQWYIEEFKDPLLQNSPVWFKSFLFCELVFQLPFFPIAAYAFFKGGCKWIRIPAIIYSVHTMTTLIPILSTVLLDDFSKASRFRGQGPKTFQERLFLIAVYIPYFLIPLILLLFMVRNPYYKSEEKRKKK, encoded by the exons ATGGGGACTCTGGGCGCCCGGCGCGGCCTGGAGTGGTTGCTGGGCTTCTACTTCCTCTCCCACATCCCCATCACCCTGCTCATGGACCTGCAGGGGGTTCTGCCACGCGATCTCTACCCCGTCGAG CTGAGAAACCTGCAGCAGTGGTATATCGAGGAGTTCAAAGACCCTCTGCTCCAGAACTCCCCGGTGTGGTTCAAGTCCTTCCTGTTCTGCGAGCTTGTGTTTCAGCTGCCTTTCTTTCCCATCGCAGCATATGCCTTCTTCAAAG GAGGCTGCAAGTGGATCCGCATCCCTGCCATCATCTACTCTGTTCACACCATGACAACTCTGATTCCCATCCTCTCCACGGTGCTACTCGACGATTTCTCCAAAGCCAGTCGTTTCAGAGGACAAGGACCTAAGACTTTCCAGGAACGATTATTCCTGATAGCTGTCTATATCCCCTACTTTCTCATCCCTCTTATACTTCTGCTTTTCATGGTGCGGAACCCCTATTACAAGtctgaggagaaaagaaagaaaaaatga